One part of the Gossypium raimondii isolate GPD5lz chromosome 1, ASM2569854v1, whole genome shotgun sequence genome encodes these proteins:
- the LOC105784014 gene encoding uncharacterized protein LOC105784014, translating into MSNISSSFTLSQSQQQHLLEKLDVFKVKGRDKRGRNVLLIIGKYFPARMVSSEILKKYLEETIYPKLGANPFSVVYVHTDVQKSENFPGISVLRSVYDAIPMNLKNNLEVVYFLHPGLQARLFLATFGRLFFDGGLYSKLKYVSRLEFLWDHVRRLEMKIPDFVHDHDEELEYHPMMDYGLESDHPRVYTEPPSMDPISMYSMRCIA; encoded by the exons ATGAGTAACATCTCATCCTCTTTCACTCTCTCCCAATCCCAACAACAACATCTCTTGGAAAAACTCGATGTCTTTAAGGTCAAAGGCAGAGATAAACGCGGTCGTAATGTTCTTCTCATCATCGGCAAATACTTTCCTG CTCGCATGGTTAGTAGTGAGATTCTGAAGAAGTATTTAGAAGAAACGATTTACCCCAAATTAGGGGCAAACCCGTTCTCGGTGGTGTATGTACATACAGATGTTCAAAAGAGTGAAAATTTTCCTGGAATATCAGTTCTTCGATCAGTCTACGATGCTATTCCGATGAACCTCAAGAACAATCTCGAGGTTGTTTATTTCTTGCATCCTGGATTACAGGCCAGACTTTTCCTTGCCACCTTTGGCCGTTTGTTTTTCGACGGAGG GTTGTATTCGAAACTTAAATACGTGAGTAGGCTTGAGTTTCTATGGGACCATGTCAGGAGGTTGGAGATGAAAATACCAGACTTTGTGCATGATCATGATGAAGAGCTGGAGTACCATCCCATGATGGACTATGGGTTAGAGAGCGACCACCCTAGAGTTTACACTGAGCCGCCCTCCATGGATCCTATCTCGATGTACTCTATGAGGTGCATAGCTTAA
- the LOC105784005 gene encoding pentatricopeptide repeat-containing protein At2g33680, translated as MTSPRYRSCFSELVQCTKQKNLLRGRAVHARIVKDGSACCVYLSNSLVNLYVKCGDLFHAKRVFDNIQDKDVVSWNCLINGYSQQGLTGSSLVMELFQRMRAENVLPNSHTFAGVFTAASSLSDVLSGLQAHTLAIKTDSFGDVFVGSSLLNMYCKSGAMAEARKVFDGMPERNSVSWATMISGYAMQRSAVEAFEIFKLMRLKDEKENEYALSSILSALADPEFLSTGSQIHCLTVKNGLLVFVSVGNALVTMYAKCGSLDDALKTFELSGDKNSITWSAIITGYSQSGDSCKALKLFSNMHLAGIIPSKFTLVGVLNACSDTAAVGEGKQVHGYLLKLGYESQVYIMTALVDMYAKCGSTLDARKGFDYLQEPDMVLWTSMIGGYVQNGENENAMNLYARMRIEGIMPNELTMASILKACSCLAALEQGKQIHACTIKHGFGLEIPIGSALSTMYAKCGSLEDGSIVFSRMPRRDIVSWNAMISGLAQNGHGNEALELFEDMQLEGTEPDYVTFVNILSACSHMGLVKRGRAYFDMMSDKFGIVPRVEHYACMVDMLGRAGKLDEAKEFIESATIDHGMCLWRILLSACRNFRNYELGAYAGEKLMELGSQESSAYVLLSSIYIALGRLEDVERVRRMMRFRGVNKEPGCSWIELKDGVHVFVVGDQMHPEIKMIREELRILSKQIKDEGYHPPDSVSANTCNDEELVAAFT; from the coding sequence ATGACTTCGCCTCGATATCGCTCTTGTTTTTCAGAACTTGTTCAATGTACCAAACAGAAAAACCTGTTGCGAGGTCGAGCCGTACACGCTCGAATAGTAAAAGATGGTTCAGCTTGCTGCGTGTACCTTTCGAACAGCCTCGTTAACTTGTACGTCAAATGCGGGGACTTGTTCCACGCCAAACGTGTATTCGATAATATACAGGACAAGGATGTTGTCTCATGGAACTGCCTCATAAATGGTTACTCTCAACAGGGTCTAACAGGATCGTCTCTTGTTATGGAACTCTTTCAGCGAATGCGAGCAGAGAATGTCTTGCCTAATTCCCACACCTTTGCGGGCGTTTTCACTGCTGCATCGAGTTTGTCGGATGTTTTAAGTGGGCTGCAAGCTCATACGCTTGCAATTAAAACCGACAGCTTTGGTGATGTCTTCGTCGGGAGCTCTCTTCTGAATATGTACTGTAAATCGGGTGCTATGGCTGAGGCTCGTAAGGTGTTTGATGGAATGCCGGAAAGGAATTCGGTTTCTTGGGCTACGATGATTTCTGGGTACGCAATGCAAAGGTCTGCTGTGGAGGcttttgagatttttaaattaatgcGTCTAAAAGATGAGAAAGAGAATGAGTATGCATTGTCTAGCATCCTTAGTGCATTGGCGGATCCTGAGTTTCTTAGCACCGGTAGTCAAATACATTGCCTCACGGTTAAAAATGGGTTACTGGTGTTTGTATCTGTTGGCAATGCTCTTGTTACCATGTATGCTAAATGTGGGAGCTTGGATGATGCACTTAAGACATTTGAATTATCAGGTGATAAAAATTCGATTACATGGTCGGCTATAATCACTGGTTATTCACAAAGTGGGGATTCCTGTAAGGCTCTCAAGCTTTTCTCGAATATGCATCTTGCCGGCATCATACCTAGTAAGTTTACCCTTGTTGGGGTTCTTAATGCTTGTAGTGATACAGCTGCCGTTGGAGAAGGAAAGCAAGTTCATGGTTACTTGTTGAAATTGGGATATGAATCGCAAGTATACATAATGACGGCTTTGGTTGATATGTATGCAAAATGCGGCAGTACATTAGATGCTCGGAAGGGGTTTGATTATTTACAAGAACCTGATATGGTCTTATGGACTTCCATGATTGGAGGATATGTACAAAATGGGGAGAACGAAAATGCAATGAATTTGTATGCTAGAATGCGGATTGAGGGGATTATGCCCAATGAGCTCACAATGGCTAGTATTCTAAAAGCTTGTTCTTGTCTTGCAGCTTTGGAACAAGGAAAGCAAATCCATGCCTGTACCATTAAGCATGGATTTGGTCTGGAAATCCCAATCGGAAGTGCCCTTTCAACCATGTATGCCAAGTGCGGGAGTCTAGAAGATGGTAGCATTGTCTTTAGCAGGATGCCAAGGAGAGATATAGTGTCATGGAATGCAATGATATCAGGGCTTGCTCAGAATGGGCATGGTAATGAAGCTCTTGAACTTTTCGAGGATATGCAGCTGGAAGGAACCGAGCCAGACTATGTTACATTTGTTAACATTCTTTCAGCTTGTAGTCACATGGGATTGGTGAAAAGAGGTCGGGCTTATTTCGATATGATGTCTGACAAATTTGGAATTGTTCCAAGAGTAGAGCATTATGCTTGCATGGTTGATATGCTGGGCCGTGCAGGAAAGCTCGATGAAGCCAAGGAATTTATTGAATCAGCTACCATAGATCATGGCATGTGTCTATGGCGTATTCTATTAAGTGCTTGCCGGAATTTCCGGAACTATGAATTAGGGGCATATGCTGGAGAGAAACTCATGGAGTTGGGCTCTCAAGAATCATCCGCTTATGTGTTATTATCGAGTATCTATATCGCCTTGGGCAGGCTGGAAGATGTGGAGAGAGTCCGGAGGATGATGAGATTTAGAGGAGTAAATAAGGAACCTGGATGCAGCTGGATTGAACTAAAAGACGGTGTTCACGTGTTCGTCGTCGGAGACCAAATGCATCCAGAGATAAAAATGATACGTGAAGAGCTACGAATCTTAAGCAAGCAAATTAAGGATGAAGGTTACCATCCTCCTGATTCAGTTTCTGCAAATACTTGTAATGATGAGGAACTAGTCGCTGCTTTTACGTGA